Proteins co-encoded in one Conger conger chromosome 4, fConCon1.1, whole genome shotgun sequence genomic window:
- the LOC133126974 gene encoding cytochrome P450 2J2-like, with the protein MMLYSLLEGLDIKGLLVFLIAFLLITDFLKHRNPPNFPPGPWSLPVVGNVFHIDAKQPHIYLTKLAKVYGNIFSIRLGRDKTVLVTGYRMVKEALVTQAENFVDRPPSPMTDRLYSGTGIFMSNGYKWRKQRRFALTTLKNFGLGKKSLESVICEEAQFLQEEIEREQGNPFDPHLLLNNSVSNIICFMVFGHRFDYSDQNFQILLKLLSETLKLEGSIWAQLYEAFPTVMKFLPGPHNEIFTHYKELCTFVRGELEKHKEDWDPCVPRDYMDSFLAEIERNKHDPEAGFDELNLIMCALDLFLAGTETTSTTLRWALLYMMKYPDIQEKVQAEIDRVIGQSRLPSMADRANMPYTDAVIHEIQRMGNIVPLNAFRMASKDTTLGGYFLPKGTSVLTNLTSVMFDKTVWETPHTFNPGHFLDSDGKFVRQDAFMPFSAGKRVCLGEQLAKMELFLFFVIIFQKFSFSPVQGVELNLEGEIGTTLTPVPFNICASLR; encoded by the exons ATGATGCTGTATTCCTTGCTAGAGGGGCTTGATATCAAAGGGCTTCTAGTTTTCCTAATTGCCTTTCTTCTGATTACTGACTTTCTAAAACACAGAAACCCCCCCAACTTCCCTCCTGGACCGTGGAGCTTGCCTGTCGTGGGAAATGTCTTCCATATAGACGCCAAACAACCACATATTTACCTGACAAAG CTGGCCAAGGTTTACGGGAATATCTTCAGCATCCGCCTGGGTAGAGATAAGACCGTACTTGTGACAGGGTACAGAATGGTGAAGGAAGCATTGGTTACTCAAGCAGAGAACTTTGTGGATCGGCCTCCAAGCCCAATGACTGACAGACTCTATTCAGGAACAG GCATATTCATGAGCAATGGCTACAAGTGGAGGAAACAGAGGCGATTCGCTCTCACCACCTTGAAGAATTTTGGATTGGGAAAGAAATCCTTGGAGTCTGTCATCTGTGAGGAGGCCCAATTCCTCCAAGAAGAGATTGAGCGGGAGCAAG GTAACCCCTTTGATCCCCACTTGCTTCTCAACAATTCAGTCTCCAATATCATCTGCTTTATGGTTTTTGGACACAGGTTTGATTATAGTGATCAAAATTTTCAAATTCTCCTGAAGCTGTTGTCAGAAACACTTAAGTTGGAAGGTTCCATATGGGCACAG CTCTATGAAGCTTTTCCCACTGTGATGAAGTTTCTTCCAGGACCACATAATGAAATCTTCACACATTACAAAGAACTCTGTACATTTGTGAGAGGGGAGCTGGAGAAGCACAAGGAGGACTGGGACCCATGTGTCCCACGTGACTATATGGACTCCTTCCTTGCTGAGATAGAACgt AATAAGCATGACCCTGAGGCTGGCTTTGATGAGTTGAACCTGATCATGTGTGCTTTGGACCTGTTTCTTGCTGGAACTGAAACCACCTCCACCACACTGCGTTGGGCCTTGCTCTACATGATGAAATACCCTGACATCCAAG AGAAGGTCCAAGCGGAGATTGACAGAGTAATTGGGCAGTCACGCTTACCCTCCATGGCAGACAGAGCCAACATGCCCTACACTGATGCTGTGATACATGAGATACAGAGGATGGGCAACATTGTGCCCCTCAATGCCTTCAGAATGGCCAGCAAGGACACAACACTAGGAGGATACTTTCTTCCAAAG GGCACGTCGGTATTGACGAACTTGACCTCAGTGATGTTTGACAAGACCGTGTGGGAGACACCACATACTTTCAACCCCGGACACTTCCTGGATTCTGATGGCAAGTTTGTGAGACAGGATGCATTCATGCCCTTCTCAGCAG GTAAGAGAGTGTGCCTGGGGGAGCAGCTGGCTAAGATGGAGCTTTTTCTCTTCTTCGTCATCATCTTCCAAAAATTCAGCTTCTcccctgtccagggtgtagaGCTAAACCTGGAAGGTGAAATCGGAACCACCCTGACTCCAGTTCCTTTCAACATCTGTGCCTCCCTTCGTTAA
- the LOC133126488 gene encoding cytochrome P450 2J2-like: MLLYSLLEGLDIKGLLVFLIAFLLITDFLKHRNPPNFPPGPWSLPVVGNVFHIDAKQPHIYLTKLAKVYGNIFSIRLGRDKTVLVTGYRMVKEALVTQAENFVDRPPSPMADRLYSGTGIFMSNGYKWRKQRRFALTTLKNFGLGKKSLESVICEEAQFLQEVIEREQGNPFDPHLLLNNSVSNIICFMVFGHRFDYSDQNFQILLKLLSEILKLEGSIWAQLYEAFPTVMKFLPGPHNEIFTHYKELCTFVRGELEKHKEDWDPCVPRDYMDSFLAEIERNKHDPEAGFDEFNLIMCALDLFLAGTETTSTTLRWALLYMMKYPDIQEKVQAEIDRVIGQSRLPSMADRANMPYTDAVIHEIQRMGNIVPLNPFRMASKDTTLGGYFLPKGTSVLANLTSVMFDKTVWETPHTFNPGHFLDSDGKFVRQDAFMPFSAGKRVCLGEQLAKMELFLFFVIIFQKFSFSPVQGVELNLEGEIGTTLTPVPFNICASLR; this comes from the exons ATGCTGCTGTATTCCTTGCTAGAGGGGCTTGATATCAAAGGGCTTCTAGTTTTCCTAATTGCCTTCCTTCTGATTACAGACTTTCTGAAACACAGAAACCCCCCCAACTTCCCTCCTGGACCGTGGAGCTTGCCTGTCGTGGGAAATGTCTTCCATATAGACgccaaacaaccacacatttacCTGACAAAG CTGGCCAAGGTTTACGGGAATATCTTCAGCATCCGCCTGGGTAGAGATAAGACCGTACTTGTGACAGGGTACAGAATGGTGAAGGAAGCATTGGTTACTCAAGCAGAGAACTTTGTGGATCGGCCTCCAAGCCCAATGGCTGACAGACTCTATTCAGGAACAG GCATATTCATGAGCAATGGCTACAAGTGGAGGAAACAGAGGCGATTCGCTCTCACCACCTTGAAGAATTTTGGATTGGGAAAGAAATCCTTGGAGTCTGTCATCTGTGAGGAGGCCCAATTCCTCCAAGAAGTGATTGAGCGGGAGCAAG GTAACCCCTTTGATCCCCACTTGCTTCTCAACAATTCAGTCTCCAATATCATCTGCTTTATGGTTTTTGGACACAGGTTTGATTATAGTGATCAAAATTTTCAAATTCTCCTGAAGCTGTTGTCAGAAATACTTAAGTTGGAAGGTTCCATATGGGCACAG CTCTATGAAGCTTTTCCCACTGTGATGAAGTTTCTTCCAGGACCACATAATGAAATCTTCACACATTACAAAGAACTCTGTACATTTGTGAGAGGGGAACTGGAGAAGCACAAGGAGGACTGGGACCCATGTGTCCCACGTGACTATATGGACTCCTTCCTTGCTGAGATAGAACgt AATAAGCATGACCCTGAGGCCGGCTTTGATGAGTTTAACCTGATCATGTGTGCTTTGGACCTGTTTCTTGCTGGAACTGAAACCACCTCCACCACACTGCGTTGGGCCTTGCTCTACATGATGAAATACCCTGACATCCAAG AGAAGGTCCAAGCGGAGATTGACAGAGTAATTGGGCAGTCACGCTTACCCTCCATGGCAGACAGAGCCAACATGCCCTACACTGATGCTGTGATACATGAGATACAGAGGATGGGCAACATTGTGCCCCTCAATCCCTTCAGAATGGCCAGCAAAGACACAACACTAGGAGGATACTTTCTTCCAAAG GGCACGTCGGTATTGGCGAACTTGACCTCAGTGATGTTTGACAAGACCGTGTGGGAGACACCACATACTTTCAACCCCGGACACTTCCTGGATTCTGATGGCAAGTTTGTGAGACAGGATGCATTCATGCCCTTCtcagcag GTAAGAGAGTGTGCCTGGGGGAGCAGCTGGCTAAGATGGAGCTTTTTCTCTTCTTCGTCATCATCTTCCAAAAATTCAGCTTCTcccctgtccagggtgtagaGCTAAACCTGGAAGGTGAAATCGGAACCACCTTGACTCCAGTTCCTTTTAACATCTGTGCCTCCCTTCGTTAA